The genomic DNA TAACACGCAGTCAACGCACACTTAACAATATGGGCTTGACGCAAAGTTCTGGTGTTCCAGAGGGTGGGACAGATGGATACCATGTTCATGGGGTAAGTTTTGAGCTTAATGTTACGCGTGAAGTATGGATGGTAGAAGTGAgtgacttagcaagctagcataTGTAGAATGGTAGCATGCAAGCTGACCGTATCCTGGTCATTTCAATTGCCAGCTGGCAAACTAGGCAAGCGCGATAGGTTTGCTTACGTGGAGTATCAAGCCGTTTCTATGAATGCAGTGCGGTTTATGACTCTGAAGGAAAGCCTTCGGTGACTTAAGCATCGCTGTTCATTAAATCTGATTGAATTGGGTACTATCCTGTACCAAAAGGATAGAGCTGTCAAACGTGCTCAGAATGCGTGTCCCCAGTGTAGTAAAATAAATTACTCATTAAAGACCTTTCGTCGCTTCGTTCATAATTGCACTTGTTAGAATTTTTAGGAATAATTTAAGCAATGGCTGAGTGCATGAGCTTTTTTGCGATGCCATTATGTAACTCCAGATGCTTGCCTATGGGAACAACTTGTTCCCAAACACAAAGTTTAAACTTTACAGTGCTTTGATCATTATTACAATTTCACAACCAAAAGTGAGTAATTTGTGTCGTAAGCATAATGCATGTGATTTATTCCCaaccttttttatttttatttttatagatCCAGCAGAGTTCACCAGCAGAGAAAGCTGGTTTGGAACCCTTCTTTGATTTCATCTTGTCAATTGGCAACACCCGACTGGTTAGTTTATTAGAAATCAATAGATGAAATCTAGATCTTGTTTACCGAGGACTGATCTGTTACCAGCACAGATAGTCAGACATTGACCAAATTCTTGGATGCTAACCCTGTGTTCCTTTGTGTTCATTAAGCCCATTGGAATGAGCTGTCCACAGCAATCTGCCCTGCTGATCTTGGCTCTCTCTGCATAGCTTTTGGCAATCTTTGGCAGTCGTTCCTCTTCTTTCAAAATGTTGCCTGTGTTAAACATATCCTTGATGTAGATGAATATACTTACTGTTAATGCGCGACATTGTCACTTCTTTCTTACTGAATGTCCTATTACCTGTCTGTTGATTTATTAGATGGCGTAGGTAACCTAACCTGAGATAATAAACACAGTGTAACATGGGGGTGCATTATGGGAGTACACTCAATAATTTAAGTATTAAATGCGACTAATACCTTCTCCTGGCACATCCAGAACCAGGAAAATGAAATGCTGAAGGACCTCCTGAAGGCCAACGTGGAGAAGCCAGTCCGGATGGAGGTGTACAGCACCAAGTCCATGAAGGTCCGGGAGCTGGAGGTGGTCCCCAGCAACATGTGGGGTGGACAAGGCCTGCTGGGGGCCAGTGTCCGCTTCTGCAGCTTCCAGGGGGCCAACGAAAACGTCTGGCATGTTCTGGTATGTTCTGGTAATCTTGTCTGCCAGAGATGGTTCTGCTTCatagaatgtgtttgtgtttggagagtggagagggatCCAGTGAGGATCTGGGTAACCTTTGAACTTTGATTGTGTTTAGGATGTGGACGCTAACTCCCCTGCAGCGTTGGCTGGCCTGCATCCTCACTCGGACTATATTGTCGGGGCAGACCAAGTCTTGCAAGATGTGAGTATAGTATTCACACGTGCCAAGTGCAGTAGTTCACACTATCTCTGATGACAGAGAAACTGGTTGAACAACATTGACTTTCTAAAAGAGACAGCGTCATTTGGGATAATGGGCAGAcgttcttaaagggacacttcaccgattagcattaagctttgtatctttagaaaaacttttcttttttgaatggtcgtgcatcattccctcaatttgccttgagatgggagaaatacggatttcaatgttggacttcctgctttcaatgatgtaaaaattaacattttacatcattgaaagcaggaagtcctattcatgggtttcattcgaatccgtatttctcccatctcaaggcaaactgagggaatgatgcacgaccattcaaaaacatgactgtttttctaaagatacaaagcttaatgctaattggtgaagtgcCCCTTTAAGTCTGTTGGAGATGTAGTTTTGACTGATGGtggttttctctctcctgtctgtccaGTCTGAGGACTTCTTTTCGCTGATTGAGGCCCATGAGGGAAAGCCTTTGAAGCTGCTCGTGTACAATACGGAGACTGATGCCTGTAGGGAGGTGGTGGTCACGCCCAATGGAGCCTGGGGCGGAGAGGGCAGGTATGACGTGGCACCTGCGATTCAGTCACACTCTTCTACAATGGATAGCGAGAGTGTGGAATTAAAAGATGAGGAATGTGCTTCAGATGTAAACATCAGAAcaccatttgtttgtttatattttgaTGTTAAGACCTACTGACTGAGATGAAATCTTACCCCGCCTCTTAAAACCTCTGCTTAATCATTCCCCTAAATAGAAATAGATTGCTTACATAGATTGCCTGCCTAGCTGGGAaacaagccaacacacacacacacacaccagggcataGTGTGACATTCAAGAACTATTTGTGCTCTATAGTGCATCCTAGTGGACAAATAATGTACTTACACCTTTAATACATTGATTTGAgtaatcattttttttaaatagttcaTAAGATCGTTCAGCCTTTAACTTATTTATTGCTTATTTattgctctttaaaaaaaaaaaagcatttttgaTTTTTAATTTTTGAGTGATGTAGATGTTTCACTTCAGAGTTTTGAAGCCCTCTGTGTACTGGCCCTCAGTCTAGGTTGTGGCATTGGATATGGCTATCTGCATCGGATCCCTGCTCGTCCCAGCAGCCCGCAGCCATCTGCAGCCTCCCCATCTGTGGAGGAAACACCATCTTCTGAGGTTCCCACAAACGGATACACAGAGGTATTTGCATTTAAGAGTCAGCATCTAAGACTTCAGTGTATGTAACAACTACAAAACAAAGATAGTGTTTCTTTCCATGGGTTTGTTGTAAGATCTCATACATCATTTAACTTAATTTGAATAACATTTATAGAAGTCCAAGTTGCTTTAATGATTGTTCAAGTGTTCACAAGTACCGCTGGAATACTTATGAAAGCAAGCGGTAACTGATTCTCTGGTGCAGGTCCCTCTGATGGCAGCCTCTGGCTTGTCGGACAAGTCTGAGGACCCTAGCTGTGCTGATCAGGACACCCCACTGCCCCCGCCTATTCAGAGGGTCATGGATCCAGGTGACACCCACATTCATCAACGTATTTAACATTTCTCTCATCATTAAGACCAATCACATTGCGTACTTTGGAACTGCTTTTTGATCCAACAGTGTGAGATCTTTTCTAGACCTTTAGTGTTATCCAGCCTTTCACAGCAGTCTGAGCCGCTTGAGTGGATTAAAGGGTAAAGTGGCATATGTCTGTCCTGCAGGGTTCTCAGATCAGTCAGAGGTGGCCTTCAACTCAGAGGTGTCAGATGTGACCGATCGACTGGACGTATCGGTGTCTTCCATTGACATGACCAACACATCCCTGGCAGTGCGTGA from Sardina pilchardus chromosome 2, fSarPil1.1, whole genome shotgun sequence includes the following:
- the gorasp1a gene encoding Golgi reassembly-stacking protein 1a isoform X1, which translates into the protein MGLTQSSGVPEGGTDGYHVHGIQQSSPAEKAGLEPFFDFILSIGNTRLNQENEMLKDLLKANVEKPVRMEVYSTKSMKVRELEVVPSNMWGGQGLLGASVRFCSFQGANENVWHVLDVDANSPAALAGLHPHSDYIVGADQVLQDSEDFFSLIEAHEGKPLKLLVYNTETDACREVVVTPNGAWGGEGSLGCGIGYGYLHRIPARPSSPQPSAASPSVEETPSSEVPTNGYTEVPLMAASGLSDKSEDPSCADQDTPLPPPIQRVMDPGDTHIHQRFSDQSEVAFNSEVSDVTDRLDVSVSSIDMTNTSLAVREEKDSDISGIEELSDGEVPDPESHTDPQPQEPQEPSPEPVSEPVSEPVPEPVPEPVLEPVLEPVPEPVPDIISLSPIKSEPEDTTAPISPSPTPLMPSTPPTSFSPLPLDASIPPVDIASLLGNPSLSPLDPTVPPIDISSLLIDPAVLPLEAAAAASAPPAQTPTLLSDIAADQPIGELGVGDSQLEAAGLQETLPDPQSLGSTDDEVSGETKEMDSAPQ
- the gorasp1a gene encoding Golgi reassembly-stacking protein 1a isoform X2; this encodes MGLTQSSGVPEGGTDGYHVHGIQQSSPAEKAGLEPFFDFILSIGNTRLNQENEMLKDLLKANVEKPVRMEVYSTKSMKVRELEVVPSNMWGGQGLLGASVRFCSFQGANENVWHVLDVDANSPAALAGLHPHSDYIVGADQVLQDSEDFFSLIEAHEGKPLKLLVYNTETDACREVVVTPNGAWGGEGSLGCGIGYGYLHRIPARPSSPQPSAASPSVEETPSSEVPTNGYTEVPLMAASGLSDKSEDPSCADQDTPLPPPIQRVMDPGFSDQSEVAFNSEVSDVTDRLDVSVSSIDMTNTSLAVREEKDSDISGIEELSDGEVPDPESHTDPQPQEPQEPSPEPVSEPVSEPVPEPVPEPVLEPVLEPVPEPVPDIISLSPIKSEPEDTTAPISPSPTPLMPSTPPTSFSPLPLDASIPPVDIASLLGNPSLSPLDPTVPPIDISSLLIDPAVLPLEAAAAASAPPAQTPTLLSDIAADQPIGELGVGDSQLEAAGLQETLPDPQSLGSTDDEVSGETKEMDSAPQ